Proteins encoded together in one Dechloromonas sp. HYN0024 window:
- a CDS encoding YbaB/EbfC family nucleoid-associated protein yields MMKGGLAGLMKQAQAMQENMKKAQEQLALTEVEGVAGAGMVKVIMTGAHEVRRVSIDPSVMDDREMLEDLVAAAMNDAVRRCEALSQDKMSGFTSGLNLPPGFKLPF; encoded by the coding sequence ATGATGAAGGGTGGCTTGGCTGGCCTGATGAAACAGGCGCAGGCGATGCAGGAAAACATGAAGAAGGCCCAGGAGCAGCTGGCTCTGACCGAAGTCGAGGGCGTCGCCGGGGCTGGCATGGTCAAGGTCATCATGACCGGAGCGCATGAGGTGCGTCGGGTCAGTATTGACCCCTCGGTCATGGATGACCGGGAAATGCTTGAGGATCTCGTTGCGGCCGCCATGAACGATGCGGTTCGTCGCTGTGAAGCCTTGAGCCAGGACAAGATGTCCGGCTTCACTTCGGGCTTGAACCTGCCTCCCGGCTTCAAGCTGCCTTTCTGA
- the recR gene encoding recombination mediator RecR, with amino-acid sequence MNPSGLDSLIEALRCLPGVGPKSAQRMAYHLLQRDRKGAQRLGDAVHHALQTIRHCQRCNTFTEAEICERCASPRRDPTLLCVVETPVDMNMMEQTQSYRGLYYVLMGKISPLDGIGPKEIGLDRLMARALDGEVREVILATNYTNEGEATAHYITAMLGAKGVGVTRIARGIPVGGELEYVDSGTLAQALRERKACAG; translated from the coding sequence GTGAATCCATCGGGGCTTGATTCGCTGATCGAGGCCTTGCGCTGTCTGCCGGGGGTTGGCCCCAAATCGGCGCAACGCATGGCCTATCACCTGCTGCAGCGCGACCGCAAGGGCGCGCAGCGGCTGGGTGACGCAGTGCATCATGCGCTGCAGACGATTCGTCACTGTCAGCGTTGCAATACCTTTACCGAGGCCGAAATCTGTGAGCGCTGTGCTTCACCGCGGCGCGATCCGACCCTGTTGTGCGTCGTCGAGACGCCGGTCGACATGAACATGATGGAGCAGACCCAGAGTTACCGGGGGCTGTATTACGTGTTGATGGGCAAAATATCGCCACTCGATGGCATCGGGCCGAAGGAGATCGGCCTCGACAGGCTGATGGCCAGGGCCCTTGATGGCGAGGTGCGAGAGGTAATTTTGGCGACCAACTACACCAATGAAGGTGAAGCCACGGCGCACTATATTACCGCTATGCTCGGGGCCAAAGGCGTCGGTGTGACGAGGATTGCCCGCGGTATTCCAGTCGGTGGCGAGCTCGAATATGTTGATAGTGGGACCCTGGCTCAGGCTTTGCGCGAACGTAAGGCTTGTGCCGGGTGA
- the dnaX gene encoding DNA polymerase III subunit gamma/tau: protein MSYQVLARKWRPRNFSTLVGQEHVVRALTHALSEQRLHHAYLFTGTRGVGKTTIARILAKSLNCEGGITATPCGTCSACQEIDSGRFVDLLEVDAATNTRVDEMRQLLENAIYAPTRGRFKVYVIDEVHMLSNSAFNAMLKTLEEPPEHVKFILATTDPQKIPVTVLSRCLQFNLKQMPALAITKHLAQILQAEGIPFDHPALSLVARSASGSMRDALSLLDQAIAHGAGKVEEAQVRSMLGTVDEDYLFAILEALQAADASALLQVAADLGIRSLSYSAALQELGALLTRLQIAQCVPSAVDDDDPDRDRLLALASAFSPEFVQLAYQIVNVGRNELATAPDEHAGFVMTLLRLHTFRPSTVADVLGAATPRSRPAVSARPLPVAQVDVAIPAPVPAQVTPRTPPPLATKDADWHQIVAALSLSGMARELAQNCELRQFDDAECLLRLSPSKTHLQMKPGPDKLQQALGDYFGRPLKVRFELAQNELDTPAETVGRQRQERQDQAVASISQDTFIRDAIESLDASVVESSIKPISNGELL, encoded by the coding sequence ATGAGTTATCAGGTTCTTGCGCGCAAGTGGCGGCCGCGCAATTTTTCTACGCTGGTTGGGCAGGAACATGTCGTTCGTGCGTTGACACACGCGCTCTCCGAGCAGCGTCTACACCATGCCTATCTGTTTACCGGTACGCGTGGTGTCGGCAAGACCACCATTGCACGTATTCTCGCCAAATCCCTGAATTGCGAAGGGGGCATCACGGCGACGCCCTGCGGAACGTGCTCAGCCTGTCAGGAGATCGATAGCGGTCGTTTTGTCGATCTTCTCGAGGTGGACGCGGCGACCAATACCCGCGTCGACGAAATGCGCCAGCTCCTTGAGAACGCGATTTACGCGCCGACGCGCGGCCGTTTCAAGGTATACGTCATCGACGAAGTGCATATGCTCTCCAATTCGGCATTCAACGCCATGCTGAAGACCCTGGAGGAGCCGCCGGAGCACGTTAAATTCATTCTTGCGACGACTGATCCGCAAAAAATTCCGGTAACCGTCCTATCGCGGTGCCTGCAGTTCAATCTGAAGCAGATGCCGGCACTGGCAATCACAAAGCACCTTGCCCAGATTTTGCAGGCCGAGGGGATCCCCTTCGATCATCCTGCCTTATCGTTGGTCGCTCGTTCGGCATCGGGAAGCATGCGCGACGCCCTTTCCCTGCTTGATCAGGCGATTGCCCATGGTGCCGGCAAGGTCGAGGAAGCCCAGGTGCGCAGCATGCTGGGAACAGTCGATGAGGATTATCTCTTTGCCATCCTTGAGGCGCTTCAGGCCGCTGACGCCTCGGCATTGCTGCAGGTGGCCGCTGATCTTGGGATACGCAGTCTTTCATATTCTGCGGCTTTGCAGGAATTGGGCGCGCTGTTGACGCGTTTGCAGATTGCCCAGTGTGTGCCGTCGGCTGTCGACGATGACGATCCTGACCGGGACCGCTTGCTGGCCTTGGCGAGCGCCTTTTCTCCCGAATTCGTGCAGCTTGCCTATCAGATAGTTAATGTCGGCCGGAACGAGTTGGCCACAGCCCCCGATGAACACGCGGGCTTTGTCATGACGCTGCTCCGGCTGCATACCTTTCGGCCGAGTACGGTAGCTGACGTGCTTGGTGCTGCAACACCGCGAAGCCGTCCGGCAGTCAGCGCCAGGCCACTTCCCGTAGCCCAAGTCGATGTGGCGATACCAGCCCCGGTTCCTGCTCAGGTTACTCCTCGGACGCCGCCGCCTTTGGCGACGAAAGATGCTGACTGGCATCAGATCGTTGCCGCGCTCTCCTTGTCCGGGATGGCCAGGGAGCTGGCCCAGAATTGCGAATTGCGGCAGTTTGATGATGCGGAATGCCTGTTGCGCCTGTCGCCTTCCAAGACCCATCTGCAAATGAAGCCCGGCCCGGATAAGCTACAGCAGGCCTTGGGCGACTATTTTGGCCGTCCCCTGAAGGTTCGCTTCGAACTGGCGCAAAACGAGCTGGATACCCCGGCTGAGACCGTCGGTCGTCAGCGTCAGGAGCGTCAGGATCAGGCCGTTGCCTCGATTTCCCAGGATACATTTATACGCGATGCCATCGAGTCGCTCGATGCGTCGGTTGTCGAATCGTCGATTAAACCTATTTCAAACGGAGAATTACTATGA
- a CDS encoding ParA family protein translates to MRAVLVANPKGGAGKTTLATNLSGYFANKGKKTTLCDLDRQQSSLRWMAFRDPSLSPITGYFAGNQISSSLPKEADWVVVDAPAGLQGYKLTDYLRAVDKVVVPLVPSVFDMAATEDFLNSIRTEIRGQRTKVGIVAMRVDPRTRAAAMLEEFLKHFDIPIVAYLRNTQNYVNVAAAGATVFDPPRARHRRDVEQWSSLVEWIEKK, encoded by the coding sequence ATGCGGGCAGTTCTGGTTGCAAATCCGAAGGGTGGGGCCGGCAAGACGACGCTGGCGACGAATCTGTCCGGCTACTTTGCCAACAAGGGGAAGAAGACAACCTTGTGCGACCTCGATCGCCAGCAGTCTTCCTTGCGCTGGATGGCCTTTCGCGACCCGTCCCTGTCGCCGATCACGGGCTACTTTGCCGGCAACCAGATTTCGTCCAGTCTGCCGAAGGAAGCTGACTGGGTAGTGGTGGATGCCCCGGCCGGATTGCAGGGCTACAAGTTGACGGACTACCTGCGGGCGGTCGACAAGGTTGTCGTCCCCCTGGTGCCCTCAGTATTTGATATGGCTGCGACGGAAGACTTCCTGAATTCGATCCGGACTGAAATTCGCGGTCAGCGGACCAAGGTCGGCATTGTCGCCATGCGCGTCGATCCCCGCACGCGGGCTGCGGCCATGCTGGAAGAGTTCCTCAAGCACTTCGATATTCCTATTGTGGCTTATCTGAGAAACACCCAGAACTACGTCAATGTCGCCGCTGCCGGTGCAACCGTATTCGATCCGCCACGCGCCCGGCATCGTCGCGATGTAGAGCAGTGGTCGAGCTTGGTCGAGTGGATCGAAAAGAAATAG
- the petA gene encoding ubiquinol-cytochrome c reductase iron-sulfur subunit, which produces MSNQGKMDCGRRRLVVATAAVGGAGAVAALVPFVSSLLPSERAKAAGAPVEVDISKLEAGQMMTVEWRGKPVWIINRTKEMMETLPKLADAVADPKSEKNQQPAYAQNDTRSIKPEIMVVVGICTHLGCSPGQKFKKGAEEGMPGEWLGGFLCPCHGSTFDFAGRVYKSKPAPTNLEVPPHVYLADTRILIGEDKKGA; this is translated from the coding sequence ATGAGCAATCAAGGAAAAATGGACTGCGGACGGCGGCGTTTGGTCGTTGCGACCGCGGCCGTGGGCGGGGCGGGCGCGGTTGCCGCACTCGTGCCGTTCGTCTCCAGCTTGCTTCCGTCCGAACGTGCCAAGGCTGCAGGCGCACCGGTCGAAGTCGATATCAGCAAGCTGGAAGCCGGTCAGATGATGACCGTCGAGTGGCGCGGCAAGCCGGTGTGGATCATCAACCGCACCAAGGAAATGATGGAAACGCTGCCCAAGCTGGCAGATGCCGTGGCCGATCCGAAGTCCGAGAAAAATCAGCAGCCCGCTTATGCGCAGAACGATACCCGTTCGATCAAGCCGGAAATCATGGTCGTCGTCGGTATTTGTACCCACCTCGGTTGCTCGCCTGGTCAGAAATTCAAGAAGGGTGCCGAAGAAGGCATGCCTGGCGAATGGCTCGGTGGCTTCCTGTGCCCATGCCACGGTTCGACCTTCGACTTTGCCGGTCGCGTTTACAAGTCGAAGCCTGCCCCGACCAACCTCGAAGTGCCGCCGCACGTGTATCTCGCTGATACCCGTATCCTGATCGGCGAAGACAAGAAGGGAGCATAA
- a CDS encoding IclR family transcriptional regulator — MPTKVASDRQGIQSIEVGFRLLNVLAATNRPMMLRDIAKGAGMPAAKAHRYMVSFLRIGIVEQDGSSGRYDLGAYALELGLSGLGRLDPVRLAGPMLEALCEEIHETVALAVWGNHGATIVRIVDAGGPITITLRAGTVLPLCNSATGRAFAAFYRSPFLKQMLDKELADISETSKTAITTVRRQLEKNLTEIRSHGISRASGSLTPGINGFSAPVYDHTGTMVAAITSLGSIGDFNVEWDSPVAKAMLEAARTLSHRLGHGGISE; from the coding sequence ATGCCGACAAAAGTAGCCAGCGACCGCCAGGGAATTCAGTCTATCGAGGTTGGATTCCGACTTTTGAATGTTCTGGCCGCGACCAATCGTCCGATGATGTTGCGTGACATCGCCAAAGGTGCCGGCATGCCGGCCGCCAAAGCGCATAGATATATGGTCAGCTTTCTCCGCATTGGCATCGTCGAACAGGACGGCAGCAGCGGTCGCTACGACTTGGGCGCCTACGCTTTGGAGTTGGGGCTTTCCGGATTAGGTCGTCTCGACCCCGTTCGTCTGGCCGGACCAATGCTTGAGGCGCTCTGCGAGGAAATTCACGAAACTGTTGCACTGGCGGTCTGGGGTAATCACGGCGCAACCATCGTCCGCATCGTCGATGCCGGCGGCCCGATCACCATCACCCTGCGCGCCGGCACCGTGTTGCCACTATGTAACTCGGCAACCGGAAGAGCCTTCGCCGCCTTTTACCGTTCGCCATTCCTCAAGCAGATGCTGGACAAAGAACTTGCTGATATCTCCGAGACCAGCAAAACCGCCATTACCACCGTTCGCCGGCAACTCGAGAAAAACCTCACGGAAATCCGCTCACATGGCATCAGCCGCGCCTCGGGCAGCCTGACCCCCGGCATCAACGGTTTCAGCGCTCCGGTCTACGATCACACCGGGACGATGGTGGCAGCAATTACGTCATTGGGTTCGATCGGTGACTTCAACGTCGAATGGGACAGCCCTGTCGCCAAGGCCATGCTTGAAGCAGCCAGGACGCTGTCGCACCGGTTGGGTCACGGCGGCATTAGCGAATAA